The following are encoded together in the Argopecten irradians isolate NY chromosome 5, Ai_NY, whole genome shotgun sequence genome:
- the LOC138323714 gene encoding uncharacterized protein: MRSLITLVLSIVIFHRAESNLTVFIHNGIITWTSTKWDYCGCHWEPWQSWSQCTASCGEGYQRRERQVRIYTKPDCEGFTACAANYMGFNSRICNNFCYNGGTVGSGYCRCPDGWRGTCCGEKITCGDPGMLKNGQRRGGAFDYGNTVTYTCEDRYNMTQGTSVRTCDKYGRWTGSMPRCIFAQTCLSNPCQNGGTCVDGLDRYSCLCLNGSSGINCERDIQPPVMTDCPSNMKLFVSKHTVSVNWTIPTFTDPMGTILKETHNYPSNRWEFPWGDYTVQYSAVKPSNGLRTECVFNITVRPHPCPSLNIPPNGARVCNGWKKDFGQYCMVFCDMSHDVYSGIDINQWYVCGASGVWKPGGQLPDCGVTLSLSSPGDGVTHFRSCNNTSDVRALQGELIERLKNSRYSYFCHVYQDECTPQNVEVTC, encoded by the exons ATGCGCTCACTGATAACACTGGTGTTGAGCATTGTCATCTTTCACAGAGCG GAATCTAACTTGACGGTTTTTATACACAATGGTATAATAACGTGGACTTCAACAAAGTGGGACTACTGCGGTTGTCACTGGGAGCCCTGGCAGAGTTGGAGCCAGTGCACGGCATCATGTGGAGAGGGGTATCAGAGACGGGAGCGCCAGGTTAGGATATACACCAAGCCGGATTGTGAAGGTTTTACAGCGTGTGCTGCGAATTACATGGGTTTTAACAGTAGAATATGTAACAATTTCTGTTACAACGGTGGAACAGTTGGATCAGGGTATTGTAGGTGTCCTGACGGATGGAGAGGAACATGCTGTGGTGAAA AAATTACCTGTGGAGACCCTGGAATGCTAAAAAACGGACAGAGGCGTGGAGGTGCGTTTGATTACGGTAACACCGTTACCTATACTTGTGAAGACCGATACAACATGACACAAGGTACTAGTGTGAGAACCTGTGACAAATACGGACGATGGACAGGATCTATGCCTCGGTGTATTT TCGCACAAACCTGCCTCAGCAATCCCTGTCAGAACGGAGGAACCTGTGTAGATGGTCTGGATCGGTATAGTTGTCTGTGTCTAAACGGCTCGAGTGGAATCAATTGTGAGAGAG ATATACAACCCCCTGTGATGACGGACTGTCCCTCCAACATGAAGTTGTTTGTATCCAAACACACCGTTAGCGTTAACTGGACTATTCCAACATTCACGGATCCGATGGGAACAATCTTGAAGGAAACACATAACTATCCCTCCAACCGTTGGGAGTTTCCCTGGGGAGACTATACCGTCCAGTACTCTGCTGTGAAGCCGTCAAATGGTCTTAGGACCGAATGTGTATTCAATATTACAGTGCGCC CACACCCATGTCCTAGTCTAAATATTCCTCCCAACGGTGCGAGAGTTTGTAATGGCTGGAAGAAGGACTTTGGACAATACTGTATGGTATTTTGTGACATGAGCCACGACGTTTATTCAGGGATTGACATTAACCAATGGTATGTCTGCGGGGCTAGCGGTGTATGGAAACCAGGAGGACAACTTCCAGACTGTGGAG TAACATTGTCCTTATCATCACCTGGAGATGGAGTGACACACTTCCGATCATGTAACAATACCAGTGACGTACGAGCCCTACAAGGCGAGTTGATTGAACGTCTGAAAAACTCTCGCTATTCTTACTTCTGTCACGTCTACCAAGATGAATGTACACCACAGAACGTGGAGGTTACGTGTTAA